A genomic window from Spiroplasma helicoides includes:
- a CDS encoding ABC transporter ATP-binding protein — MENKNLNNNKDNKKANKESKFEKKLKPVEEREVVFVDSHKFEDDGIKGFKARIKLQKQLTSKYSKQILSGDTVSTTGNKPDTDKYAIELYGVRKWYTNGDMVTPILKGIDLKIEKSKFIVILGPSGSGKTTLLNVISGLDKVSEGDVFSVGSNLTLLKDSHLTMFRRENVGFIFQQYNLLSNLTAKENAEVGENLSKKADNAMSIEEIFETIGMKEQMNKYPHQMSGGQQQRVSIARALAKNPAILFGDEPTGALDEEMGRKVLEILLEVKKRFNTTIIIVTHNPNIAEIGDTIIHVRNGLIDKMSNNPNPKKPSEIDWS, encoded by the coding sequence ATGGAAAACAAAAATCTTAATAATAATAAAGATAACAAAAAAGCAAACAAAGAGTCAAAGTTTGAAAAAAAACTAAAACCAGTTGAAGAAAGAGAAGTAGTCTTTGTGGACTCTCATAAATTTGAAGATGATGGAATAAAAGGTTTCAAAGCACGTATTAAACTACAAAAACAACTTACTTCAAAATATTCAAAACAAATTTTGAGTGGTGACACTGTATCAACTACTGGAAATAAACCTGACACAGATAAATATGCAATTGAATTATATGGTGTTAGAAAATGATACACAAATGGTGATATGGTGACTCCAATTTTAAAAGGGATTGACCTAAAAATTGAAAAAAGTAAGTTCATAGTTATATTAGGGCCATCTGGTTCAGGAAAAACCACTTTATTAAATGTAATATCTGGTTTAGATAAGGTTTCTGAGGGAGATGTTTTTTCAGTAGGAAGCAATCTTACTTTATTGAAAGATTCTCACCTAACTATGTTTAGAAGAGAAAATGTAGGTTTTATTTTCCAACAATATAATCTTCTGTCAAATCTAACTGCAAAAGAAAATGCAGAGGTAGGAGAAAACTTAAGTAAAAAAGCTGATAATGCTATGTCAATAGAAGAAATATTTGAAACTATTGGTATGAAAGAACAAATGAATAAATATCCTCACCAAATGTCTGGTGGACAACAACAAAGGGTTTCTATAGCAAGGGCTTTAGCAAAAAATCCTGCAATCCTTTTTGGTGATGAACCAACAGGAGCTTTAGATGAGGAAATGGGAAGAAAAGTTTTAGAAATTCTTCTTGAGGTTAAAAAAAGATTTAATACAACTATAATTATTGTTACCCACAACCCTAATATAGCAGAAATAGGGGATACAATAATTCACGTTAGAAATGGTTTAATAGATAAAATGTCTAACAATCCAAATCCTAAAAAACCATCAGAAATTGATTGATCATAA
- the tilS gene encoding tRNA lysidine(34) synthetase TilS: MKICNKKKYVVGLSGGPDSIFLLDNLIKKVKKEKIIACHVNYNFRKDSNVDQKICEDYCKKNNIDLRTKVVDVSYDNLKQNFEAWARELRYDFFVEVLKENQFDKILIAHNMNDDIETYIMQVEKKILPKYYGLKKQTTYKNCIVYRPILEFKKSEILEYLRRNNIHYAVDSTNLDIKYTRNKIRSTIDENAFEEILIKKNVENKKINQYTNKINKLITEKITKKTLLNNTGEFNERFLFSYLENKGFGELIYSRKKNFLKEILKQLKSEKSYVKIAIGNLLIIKDRENLYFENIKNMRIIDKNIFDLDEEEKRFFKLNDLKGFEKDTFITNNWEKYRSQLIYKNKKLSDFYKKNKISYFDRFSTPIIYNKTSKNILNNLL; encoded by the coding sequence ATGAAGATTTGTAACAAAAAAAAGTATGTAGTAGGTTTATCTGGAGGACCAGATAGCATTTTTCTTTTAGATAATTTGATTAAGAAAGTAAAAAAAGAAAAAATAATAGCTTGTCATGTTAATTATAATTTTAGAAAAGATTCAAACGTTGATCAAAAAATTTGTGAAGATTATTGTAAGAAGAATAATATTGATTTGCGAACAAAAGTTGTAGATGTCTCATATGATAATCTAAAACAAAACTTTGAAGCATGAGCCAGAGAGTTGAGATATGATTTTTTTGTTGAGGTTTTAAAAGAAAATCAGTTTGATAAAATTTTAATTGCTCATAATATGAACGATGATATTGAAACATATATAATGCAAGTTGAAAAAAAAATACTTCCTAAGTATTATGGATTGAAAAAACAAACAACTTACAAAAATTGTATAGTTTATCGACCGATTCTAGAGTTTAAAAAATCAGAGATATTAGAATATTTGAGAAGAAACAATATTCATTACGCAGTTGATTCCACAAATTTAGACATAAAATACACGCGAAATAAAATCAGAAGTACTATTGATGAAAATGCTTTTGAAGAAATTTTAATTAAAAAAAACGTGGAGAACAAAAAAATAAACCAATATACAAATAAAATTAATAAACTAATTACTGAAAAAATAACTAAAAAAACTCTATTAAATAATACTGGTGAATTTAATGAAAGATTTTTATTTTCTTATTTAGAAAATAAAGGATTCGGTGAATTGATTTATTCAAGAAAGAAAAACTTTTTAAAAGAAATTTTAAAGCAATTAAAAAGCGAAAAATCATATGTAAAAATAGCAATTGGAAACTTGCTAATTATAAAAGATAGAGAAAATCTATATTTTGAAAATATAAAAAATATGCGAATTATAGATAAAAATATTTTTGATTTAGATGAAGAAGAAAAAAGATTTTTTAAATTAAATGACTTAAAAGGATTTGAAAAAGATACTTTTATCACAAACAACTGAGAAAAGTATAGATCTCAATTGATTTATAAAAATAAAAAATTAAGTGACTTTTATAAAAAAAATAAAATAAGCTATTTTGATAGATTTTCAACTCCAATCATTTATAATAAAACAAGTAAAAACATTCTTAATAATTTACTATAA
- the serS gene encoding serine--tRNA ligase, whose translation MIDINRIEQEFEFVCEQLKKRQTDYTNDLKNLVDLNNKRKELIKKTEELKSEKNKISKDIGVLAREKKNNQIESLKNQVSVLNEKIDKYDLELKQINEDIELKLLELPNVPNKDMPEGKDEEQNVEIRKWVEPGLKKSEPHWDIATKLNMVDFQLGAKLSGSRFLVYTDRGSKMIRAIADILLKRHSKHGYKEMFLPLLVNKEIMYGTGQLPKFEDDAYKIDDQYLIPTSEVPLTNLFRNEIVEHKDLPIYLTAFSQCFRREAGSAGRDTKGMIRLHQFNKVEMVKVCDSESSYDELEKMVLDAEDCLKMFKIPYRVIELCTGDVGFSSQKTYDLEAWFPNQDKFREISSCSNCGDFQARRMMARYRNKENKTEYLHTLNGSGLAIDRLFAAILENHFDGKKLVLPEVLKPYFDNKDYLE comes from the coding sequence GAATTGATTAAAAAAACCGAAGAACTAAAGTCTGAAAAAAATAAAATATCTAAAGATATTGGAGTTTTAGCAAGAGAGAAAAAAAACAATCAAATAGAAAGTTTAAAAAATCAAGTAAGTGTTTTAAATGAAAAAATAGACAAATATGATTTAGAACTTAAACAAATAAATGAAGATATAGAATTAAAACTTTTAGAATTACCAAATGTACCAAACAAAGATATGCCTGAAGGTAAAGATGAAGAACAAAATGTTGAAATAAGAAAATGAGTTGAACCAGGGTTGAAAAAATCAGAACCTCATTGAGACATTGCTACAAAATTAAATATGGTAGATTTTCAGTTAGGAGCAAAGTTATCGGGATCAAGATTTCTTGTTTATACTGACAGAGGCTCAAAAATGATAAGAGCCATAGCAGATATTCTTTTGAAGAGACATTCAAAACATGGTTACAAAGAAATGTTTTTACCATTGTTGGTAAATAAGGAAATAATGTATGGAACTGGTCAACTTCCAAAATTTGAAGATGATGCATATAAAATCGATGACCAGTATCTTATTCCAACATCTGAAGTTCCTCTTACAAATTTATTTAGAAATGAAATAGTTGAGCATAAAGACTTACCAATTTATTTAACAGCATTTAGTCAATGTTTCAGAAGAGAAGCTGGAAGTGCAGGCAGAGATACCAAGGGAATGATTAGACTCCACCAATTCAATAAAGTTGAAATGGTTAAAGTTTGTGACTCTGAATCTTCTTATGACGAACTTGAGAAGATGGTTTTAGATGCTGAAGATTGTCTTAAAATGTTTAAAATACCATATAGAGTAATAGAGTTATGTACAGGAGACGTTGGTTTTTCATCACAAAAAACTTATGATTTAGAAGCTTGATTTCCTAATCAAGATAAGTTTAGAGAAATATCATCTTGTTCAAATTGCGGGGATTTTCAAGCTAGAAGAATGATGGCAAGATATAGAAACAAAGAAAATAAAACTGAGTATTTACATACATTAAATGGATCAGGTTTAGCAATTGATAGATTGTTTGCCGCTATTTTAGAAAATCATTTTGATGGAAAAAAACTTGTACTACCAGAGGTTTTGAAACCGTACTTTGATAATAAAGATTATCTTGAGTAA
- the ftsH gene encoding ATP-dependent zinc metalloprotease FtsH, whose translation MKLMKNKKTIWLWVILILIAIIIGIVIYNFQQGTVTKWTATDLNNNIDSIEGDVSVNVTSTGLYVVEGYYRSGDKLYQFRSVLDQQDYYRFKDLFANKIGINYDKDSPWLDLARSLIPTLLYLGVMIWFLSSMTKGGMGGGMFGANKQRPRETKSDVKFKDVAGINEEKQELFELVDYLKNPNKYAQMGARVPKGVLMEGPPGTGKTLLAKAVAGEAGVAFFSMAGSEFEEMFVGLGASRVRDLFGDAKKTAPCIIFIDEIDAVGRKRNASLGTGTSEQTLNQLLVEMDGFGTNSGVIVMAATNRVDVLDPALLRPGRFDRTIQISLPDIREREEILKLHARNKSVSPEIDWKRIAERTPGFSGAQLENVLNEAAILVVREKRKMITINDIDEAIDRVVGGPAKKSRAMTLNDKKIVSYHEAGHALIGLKLRSASKVQKVTIIPRGNAGGYTIMTPKDESNFSSKEDLFAAIAGYLGGRAAEEIIFGKENVTTGAHDDLDKATNIARKMVTQFGMSSLGLTKYLTMAEEAYGQTKGVYSDEVAYKIDNEINTILEECYKISIKTINEHKDILELIAESLRVLETITAEQIDYINKNKKLPNEVLFEKERKDKEDKKRESGEILEFEPDEEN comes from the coding sequence GTGAAATTAATGAAAAATAAAAAAACCATCTGGTTGTGAGTAATACTTATTTTAATCGCAATTATAATTGGGATTGTTATTTATAACTTTCAACAAGGTACTGTTACTAAATGAACAGCAACAGATCTTAACAATAACATAGATTCAATTGAGGGTGACGTTTCTGTAAATGTCACAAGCACAGGTCTGTATGTTGTAGAAGGATATTATAGGTCTGGTGATAAGCTTTATCAATTTAGATCTGTTTTAGATCAACAAGATTACTACAGATTTAAAGATTTATTTGCTAATAAAATAGGAATAAATTATGATAAAGACTCACCTTGATTAGATTTAGCAAGAAGTCTTATTCCCACATTACTTTATCTTGGTGTTATGATTTGATTCCTTTCAAGTATGACTAAAGGTGGAATGGGTGGAGGAATGTTTGGTGCCAACAAACAAAGACCTAGAGAAACTAAATCAGATGTTAAATTTAAAGATGTAGCGGGAATTAACGAAGAGAAACAAGAGTTATTTGAACTTGTAGATTATTTAAAAAATCCAAATAAATATGCACAAATGGGAGCCAGAGTACCAAAAGGAGTTTTAATGGAAGGTCCTCCAGGTACTGGTAAAACTTTACTAGCAAAAGCGGTTGCGGGTGAAGCTGGAGTAGCATTCTTCTCAATGGCTGGTTCAGAATTTGAAGAAATGTTTGTTGGTTTAGGAGCAAGTAGAGTAAGAGATTTATTCGGAGATGCTAAAAAAACTGCACCATGTATTATATTTATTGATGAAATCGATGCCGTTGGTAGAAAAAGAAATGCATCATTAGGAACAGGAACAAGTGAGCAAACTCTTAACCAACTTTTAGTTGAGATGGATGGATTTGGAACTAACTCAGGAGTTATAGTTATGGCTGCAACTAACAGGGTTGATGTTCTGGACCCAGCTTTATTAAGACCGGGTCGTTTTGATAGAACAATTCAAATATCACTTCCAGATATTAGGGAAAGAGAAGAAATTCTTAAACTTCATGCACGTAATAAATCTGTTTCACCAGAAATTGATTGAAAACGTATAGCTGAAAGAACGCCTGGTTTTTCAGGTGCTCAACTTGAAAACGTTTTAAATGAAGCTGCAATTCTTGTTGTTAGAGAAAAAAGAAAAATGATAACAATAAACGACATCGATGAAGCTATCGATAGAGTTGTTGGTGGACCAGCTAAAAAATCAAGAGCAATGACATTGAATGACAAAAAAATCGTTTCATATCATGAAGCTGGACATGCTTTGATTGGTTTAAAATTAAGATCTGCATCAAAAGTCCAAAAAGTTACTATTATTCCACGTGGTAATGCAGGTGGGTATACAATTATGACTCCAAAAGATGAATCTAATTTTTCTTCAAAAGAAGATTTATTCGCTGCAATTGCTGGTTACTTGGGTGGTAGAGCTGCCGAGGAAATTATTTTTGGTAAAGAAAATGTAACAACAGGAGCACACGATGATTTAGATAAAGCAACTAACATAGCTAGAAAAATGGTTACTCAATTTGGTATGTCATCATTAGGTCTAACCAAATACTTGACTATGGCAGAAGAAGCTTATGGACAAACAAAAGGTGTTTATTCAGATGAAGTTGCATATAAAATTGATAATGAAATAAACACTATTCTTGAAGAATGTTATAAAATTTCAATTAAAACAATTAATGAACACAAAGATATTTTAGAATTAATTGCAGAATCATTAAGGGTTTTAGAAACTATTACAGCCGAACAAATTGATTACATTAATAAAAATAAAAAATTACCAAATGAAGTTCTTTTTGAAAAAGAAAGAAAAGATAAAGAAGATAAGAAAAGAGAATCTGGAGAAATACTTGAATTTGAACCAGATGAAGAAAACTAA
- a CDS encoding tRNA1(Val) (adenine(37)-N6)-methyltransferase, which yields MKVINKVLNYKNLNIYQETEMFYFCLDSVLLARFYKPKAKEKVICDFGTNNAIIPLILSKFISKDTKIIGIDIQPKACELAKENIKLNNLENIIEIINQDIKEYVKDKNNFFDVIYCNPPFFKVFENSNLNTKSEKLIPARHEVSINLEEVVRSAKIALKNGGRFVMIHLVERLDEIIEVLRKNNFKVKNIRIIYSKKNQSAKKVLIDAINDGNEGLNFMEPLFVHNDDGSYTEEVSRMFGD from the coding sequence ATGAAAGTTATCAATAAAGTTTTGAATTATAAAAATTTAAACATTTATCAAGAAACCGAGATGTTTTATTTTTGTCTAGACTCAGTATTGCTAGCAAGATTTTATAAACCAAAAGCAAAAGAAAAAGTAATTTGTGATTTTGGAACAAACAATGCAATAATCCCTTTAATACTTTCTAAATTTATATCAAAAGACACTAAAATAATTGGAATAGACATACAACCAAAAGCTTGTGAGCTTGCAAAAGAAAATATTAAACTTAATAATTTAGAAAATATTATAGAAATCATTAATCAAGACATAAAAGAATATGTAAAAGATAAAAACAATTTTTTTGATGTTATATATTGTAATCCACCTTTTTTCAAAGTTTTTGAAAACTCAAACTTAAATACAAAAAGCGAAAAACTAATACCAGCGCGACATGAAGTTAGTATTAACTTAGAAGAAGTTGTTAGAAGCGCAAAAATAGCTTTAAAAAATGGTGGAAGGTTTGTCATGATTCACCTTGTAGAAAGACTTGATGAAATTATCGAAGTTTTAAGAAAGAATAACTTCAAAGTTAAAAATATAAGAATTATATATTCTAAAAAAAATCAATCAGCAAAAAAAGTTTTGATAGACGCGATAAATGATGGTAATGAAGGTTTAAATTTTATGGAACCTTTATTTGTACACAACGATGATGGTTCTTACACAGAAGAGGTATCTAGAATGTTTGGTGATTAA
- a CDS encoding nucleoside deaminase, with amino-acid sequence MKSKIIDVLKKEIKKCSKSDDVPVAAAIVLDNNVIASSRNSRIKNNDILGHAEIQVINKMIKKTKSKNLSLYSLIVTLKPCLMCIAAIEQCNIKNVYYFLENEKCDYSKYKTNIIFIKEELNEDDTFKKTLKDFFKNLRNTM; translated from the coding sequence ATGAAAAGCAAAATAATTGATGTTTTAAAAAAAGAAATTAAAAAATGCTCAAAATCAGATGATGTTCCAGTAGCAGCGGCTATTGTTTTAGATAATAATGTTATTGCTAGTTCTAGAAATTCTAGAATTAAAAATAACGATATTTTAGGGCATGCTGAAATACAAGTAATAAATAAAATGATTAAAAAAACAAAATCTAAAAACTTAAGCTTATATAGTTTGATTGTTACTTTAAAACCATGTTTGATGTGCATAGCAGCGATTGAACAATGTAACATAAAAAATGTTTATTATTTTTTGGAAAATGAGAAGTGTGACTACAGTAAATATAAAACCAATATTATTTTTATAAAAGAGGAGTTAAATGAGGACGACACTTTCAAAAAAACACTCAAAGATTTTTTTAAGAATTTAAGAAATACTATGTAA
- the tmk gene encoding dTMP kinase, whose amino-acid sequence MIFITFEGIDGSGKTTISKMLKDSLDQKGYKVLLTREPGGEPMAERIRNIILDSDVAPTPWTETLLYVAARKQHLDTVIVPALREGTIVICDRFMDSTSAYQGYGRNIGITDVDEVQNIVLGVTKPDLTIFFDITPKEAQLRLMNRKRAADRLEKEDIKFHESVYDGYQILISENTDRIKVIDARKNVNEVFQQVEFIVENILNEGLMKEDD is encoded by the coding sequence ATGATATTTATTACATTCGAAGGAATCGACGGTTCTGGTAAAACTACTATATCAAAAATGTTAAAAGATTCACTTGATCAAAAAGGATATAAAGTTTTACTTACAAGAGAACCTGGTGGAGAACCTATGGCTGAAAGAATTAGAAACATCATATTAGATTCAGATGTTGCTCCAACTCCATGAACAGAAACACTTTTGTATGTGGCCGCAAGAAAGCAACATCTTGACACAGTTATAGTTCCTGCTTTAAGAGAAGGAACGATAGTTATTTGTGATAGATTTATGGACTCAACATCTGCATATCAAGGTTATGGAAGAAACATAGGAATAACAGATGTTGATGAGGTTCAAAATATAGTTTTGGGTGTTACCAAACCTGATCTAACAATATTTTTTGATATAACACCAAAAGAAGCTCAGTTAAGATTAATGAATAGAAAAAGAGCTGCAGACAGATTAGAAAAAGAAGATATAAAATTTCATGAAAGCGTTTACGACGGTTATCAAATCTTAATTTCTGAGAATACAGATAGAATAAAAGTTATTGATGCAAGAAAAAATGTTAATGAAGTTTTCCAACAAGTTGAGTTCATTGTAGAAAACATACTTAACGAAGGATTGATGAAAGAGGATGACTAA
- a CDS encoding DUF1904 family protein — MPIFSFKGVSIDEVKEYSKKVGELSQIINVDVKEFVFWWEETEAVWNGHDKHVVMVSIDWVGRPVKQEPVTKHLMDFFAKNGTNVYVKFTEINNFMYLNGKVKG; from the coding sequence ATGCCAATTTTTAGTTTTAAAGGTGTCTCAATTGATGAGGTAAAAGAATACTCAAAAAAAGTAGGAGAACTTTCACAAATAATAAATGTTGATGTGAAGGAGTTTGTTTTTTGATGAGAAGAAACAGAAGCTGTTTGAAACGGACATGATAAACACGTTGTAATGGTATCTATAGATTGAGTCGGAAGACCAGTCAAGCAGGAACCTGTAACTAAACACCTTATGGACTTTTTTGCAAAAAACGGAACTAACGTTTATGTAAAATTTACAGAAATTAATAACTTTATGTACTTGAATGGTAAAGTAAAAGGATAA
- the dnaX gene encoding DNA polymerase III subunit gamma/tau → MENKKSLYRIYRPRNLDQVAGHENLKKILIAQFENKTFPHALIFSGQRGTGKTSVAKIIAKTINCENINHYNPCDSCKSCLEFNANSHPDIYEMDAASNNGVDEIRNIKNNVSTLPSISNYKIYIIDEVHMLTNSAFNALLKTLEEPPTHVIFILATTEYTKIPQTIISRCQVFNFKKIHKEALENKIKEVCSFENIEIDQEALEEIFYMSDGSLRDALNFLEQTMTVSKNLITAKELQLVFYISTKEEKIQILRNIFDSKVKDIINYFERANEKGVDFQSTTLGLLDILKEIIIFKMSKSTDTLKILNLDELKEFDHISLKQIFLLSDNLSNSYEKAKNSNISYQYILINILKTIKSFETLISVNENEEHKFNNKQTEEQISKVNNQKVFEDQIQIKEDIIEKNKQNEASEVITNKIDQEHEVKQSSNYNNDFNQTNLVGEEQKLEEEESKQNLTDSIENKIEQIYLIESLEEKLEKLQMAIMYKEIKNINYELQIKDDDILNLLIGAEKDARKQISDHLTNIFLINHNDKNKLSDFICFYNVKVRAANYQSALIVAEDATTAKWINDKLQDLTFRDLVQKEFKKNFAFICIDKKRWESIKEEYQFRKKISLLDTEYKEINVDDFYNNLKEVESENIYLERAKKILDIDIKVVD, encoded by the coding sequence ATGGAAAATAAAAAATCTTTATATAGAATTTATAGACCAAGAAATTTGGATCAAGTTGCAGGACACGAAAATTTAAAAAAAATTTTGATAGCGCAATTCGAAAACAAAACATTTCCACATGCCTTAATTTTTTCAGGACAGAGGGGAACTGGTAAAACATCTGTTGCTAAAATTATTGCAAAAACAATAAATTGTGAAAACATAAACCATTACAATCCGTGCGATAGCTGTAAAAGTTGTTTGGAATTTAATGCAAATTCCCACCCAGACATTTATGAAATGGATGCCGCATCAAATAATGGTGTTGACGAAATTAGAAATATAAAGAACAACGTTTCAACATTACCATCAATCTCTAATTACAAAATTTATATAATAGATGAAGTTCATATGTTAACAAACTCTGCTTTTAATGCTTTATTAAAAACATTAGAAGAGCCCCCAACTCATGTTATATTTATTCTTGCAACTACTGAGTATACAAAAATTCCGCAAACAATAATTTCAAGATGTCAGGTTTTTAACTTTAAAAAAATACACAAAGAAGCTTTAGAAAATAAAATAAAAGAAGTGTGTAGTTTCGAAAATATAGAAATAGATCAAGAAGCACTTGAAGAAATATTTTATATGTCAGATGGGTCACTTAGGGATGCATTAAATTTTTTGGAGCAAACAATGACAGTTTCTAAAAATTTAATAACAGCAAAAGAACTACAACTAGTTTTCTATATTTCAACAAAAGAAGAAAAAATTCAAATACTAAGAAATATTTTTGATTCTAAGGTTAAAGATATAATAAATTATTTTGAGAGAGCCAACGAAAAAGGAGTTGACTTCCAATCAACCACTTTGGGATTATTGGATATTCTAAAAGAAATAATAATTTTTAAAATGTCTAAATCAACAGACACATTAAAAATACTAAACTTGGACGAACTTAAAGAATTTGACCATATTAGTTTAAAACAAATATTTTTATTATCCGATAATTTATCAAACTCATACGAAAAAGCAAAAAACTCTAACATTAGCTATCAGTATATTTTGATAAATATACTAAAAACTATAAAAAGTTTTGAAACACTAATAAGTGTTAATGAAAATGAAGAACATAAATTTAATAATAAACAAACAGAAGAACAAATTAGTAAAGTTAATAATCAAAAAGTGTTTGAAGATCAAATTCAAATTAAGGAAGATATCATAGAAAAAAATAAACAAAACGAAGCAAGCGAAGTTATCACAAACAAGATTGATCAAGAACACGAAGTCAAACAATCTTCAAACTATAATAATGATTTTAATCAGACCAATCTGGTGGGTGAAGAACAAAAACTCGAAGAAGAAGAATCTAAACAAAACCTAACAGATAGTATAGAAAATAAAATAGAACAAATCTATTTGATTGAAAGTTTAGAAGAAAAATTAGAAAAACTCCAAATGGCAATTATGTACAAAGAAATCAAAAATATTAATTATGAATTACAAATTAAAGATGATGATATTTTAAACTTATTGATTGGTGCAGAAAAAGATGCTAGAAAACAAATTAGTGATCATCTAACTAATATATTTTTGATAAACCATAATGATAAAAATAAGTTATCGGATTTTATATGTTTCTATAATGTAAAAGTTAGAGCAGCAAATTATCAGTCAGCTCTAATTGTTGCAGAAGACGCAACAACCGCAAAGTGAATTAACGATAAACTACAAGACTTAACTTTTAGAGACTTGGTGCAAAAAGAATTTAAAAAAAACTTTGCCTTTATTTGTATAGACAAAAAAAGATGAGAAAGTATAAAAGAAGAATATCAATTTAGAAAAAAAATATCTTTATTAGATACTGAGTATAAAGAAATAAATGTAGATGATTTTTATAATAACTTAAAAGAAGTTGAGTCTGAAAATATATACTTAGAAAGAGCTAAGAAAATTTTAGATATAGACATAAAAGTGGTGGATTAG
- a CDS encoding Hsp33 family molecular chaperone HslO has translation MDMEIRAISDEKNVKMAIVDVTESLNEIIKLQKTNPLGSVALGRTVLATALLSLSIKDGSKVTTNINGQGLAGTIIAEYQNNKIRGYIEKNNFDAEQIKKDTISPLAQVVGVEGFLQVSRDNNEKIPYTSKVDLISGEINMDFMYYLQQSDQIHSLITTTVEINEDGSIKKACGIILQLLPGYKDEDIDFLEEKIGSLDHLKQTLIATTNYESLLKDICQDAKVLGVNELKFECTCNHQKVMESIKMLGNEEISNAYTKGEVIEVVCDFCKKQYNIKPEELKSLLN, from the coding sequence ATGGATATGGAAATAAGAGCTATTAGTGATGAAAAGAATGTTAAAATGGCAATTGTTGATGTTACTGAGTCACTTAATGAAATAATAAAATTACAAAAAACAAACCCTTTAGGAAGTGTTGCTTTAGGTAGAACGGTTTTAGCAACCGCTTTGCTAAGTTTGAGTATAAAAGATGGGAGCAAAGTTACAACAAACATAAACGGTCAAGGACTTGCAGGCACAATAATTGCAGAATATCAAAATAATAAAATAAGAGGGTATATAGAAAAAAACAATTTTGATGCAGAACAAATAAAAAAAGACACTATAAGCCCATTGGCACAAGTTGTTGGAGTTGAAGGTTTTTTACAAGTATCAAGAGATAATAATGAAAAAATACCTTATACATCTAAAGTAGATTTGATCTCTGGAGAAATCAATATGGACTTTATGTATTATTTACAACAATCAGACCAAATACACTCATTAATAACCACAACAGTAGAAATAAATGAAGATGGTTCTATTAAAAAAGCTTGTGGAATAATTCTACAATTATTACCCGGATATAAAGATGAAGATATTGATTTTCTTGAAGAAAAAATTGGATCATTAGATCACTTAAAACAAACTTTAATAGCAACAACTAACTACGAATCTTTATTAAAAGATATTTGTCAAGATGCAAAAGTTTTAGGTGTAAATGAACTTAAATTTGAATGCACATGCAATCACCAAAAAGTAATGGAGTCAATTAAAATGCTTGGTAATGAGGAAATATCAAATGCATATACAAAAGGTGAAGTAATAGAGGTAGTTTGTGACTTTTGTAAAAAGCAATACAATATTAAACCAGAGGAATTGAAAAGTTTACTAAACTAA
- a CDS encoding toprim domain-containing protein, with translation MDELIELLKEFDGIGQKAAKKMFFQIMTSKLKKQKLIEVIEKISNDYEICERCFFYKYKKLCSFCDSQIRDKNLICVVSDILNAEKILNSKFKGIIHVLNGEININKNVHPEKLKIEELFARINSEVEILLALNLTFEGEVTANYIATKLKDKAKNITRIARGIPLGGVLDYMDNETLEDAIKNRKIIKKG, from the coding sequence ATGGATGAATTAATAGAACTTTTAAAAGAATTTGACGGCATAGGTCAAAAAGCTGCGAAAAAAATGTTTTTTCAGATAATGACTAGTAAATTAAAAAAACAAAAGTTAATTGAAGTTATTGAAAAGATATCAAACGATTACGAAATTTGTGAAAGATGTTTTTTTTATAAATACAAAAAACTATGCTCATTTTGCGATAGTCAAATAAGAGATAAGAATTTGATTTGTGTGGTTTCTGATATTCTAAACGCAGAAAAAATTTTAAACAGTAAGTTTAAAGGAATAATTCATGTTCTTAATGGTGAAATCAATATCAACAAAAATGTACATCCAGAAAAATTAAAAATTGAAGAATTATTTGCTAGAATTAATTCAGAAGTAGAAATATTATTAGCTTTAAATTTAACCTTTGAAGGTGAAGTTACAGCAAACTATATTGCAACAAAATTAAAAGATAAAGCAAAAAATATTACAAGAATTGCAAGAGGTATTCCTTTAGGTGGAGTACTAGACTATATGGATAACGAAACATTAGAAGATGCAATAAAAAATAGAAAAATAATTAAAAAGGGGTAA